One segment of Thermosynechococcus sp. HN-54 DNA contains the following:
- a CDS encoding radical SAM protein, with amino-acid sequence MRPLVANYYLTYRCNARCHFCDIWALEPGKEADFSTIQTNLRDLKRLGVKYIDFTGGEPLLRADAPAIYREAKRLGFMTSMTTNTILYPRRAKEIQGLVDFLNFSLDGPDAATHDQSRGVKIFDTLVESVKIALELGEYPVLNHTVTAQNYERIGEVAEFAQSLGVRVWLNPAFTAHEYYNDKKNPTPEIADRIEQTAKKYNNVGYNKAALALIRAGGNNTQHPRCKAVDAVIAISPNDELLLPCYHFAQKGVPINGRLYELYKSSEVVEEYRRSQGRLSVCEGCTVWCYLIPSFFKGVDKYWFLNQVTYAGEFLARKQFLQRSRSPRRTPVGVG; translated from the coding sequence ATGCGTCCACTGGTTGCTAACTACTACCTGACCTATCGCTGTAATGCTCGCTGCCACTTTTGCGATATTTGGGCACTGGAGCCGGGCAAAGAAGCAGATTTTAGTACCATTCAAACCAATCTACGGGATTTGAAACGCTTGGGCGTAAAGTATATCGATTTTACGGGGGGAGAACCGCTGCTGCGTGCCGATGCTCCAGCTATCTACCGTGAAGCCAAGCGTCTCGGCTTTATGACCAGCATGACCACAAATACCATTCTCTATCCCCGTCGCGCCAAGGAAATTCAGGGCTTGGTAGATTTTTTGAATTTTTCCCTCGATGGCCCTGATGCCGCCACCCACGATCAGTCACGGGGGGTGAAAATTTTTGACACACTGGTGGAATCCGTCAAAATCGCCCTTGAGCTTGGGGAATATCCCGTGCTGAACCACACGGTTACAGCCCAGAACTATGAACGCATTGGCGAAGTGGCCGAATTTGCCCAGAGCCTAGGGGTACGGGTTTGGTTAAACCCTGCGTTTACTGCCCATGAATACTACAACGACAAAAAGAACCCTACTCCCGAAATTGCTGATCGCATTGAACAAACAGCGAAGAAGTATAACAATGTTGGTTACAATAAGGCAGCATTAGCGCTCATTCGTGCGGGAGGCAACAATACTCAACATCCCCGTTGCAAGGCGGTGGATGCAGTGATTGCCATTTCCCCGAATGATGAGTTGCTGCTACCGTGCTACCACTTTGCGCAGAAGGGAGTCCCCATCAATGGTCGCCTGTACGAGCTGTACAAGTCCTCTGAGGTGGTAGAGGAGTATCGTCGCTCCCAAGGCCGACTCTCTGTCTGCGAAGGCTGCACTGTGTGGTGTTATCTCATTCCCAGCTTCTTTAAGGGAGTGGATAAGTACTGGTTTCTCAATCAGGTGACCTATGCCGGAGAATTCCTGGCCCGAAAACAGTTTCTACAACGAAGCCGATCCCCTCGACGAACTCCTGTCGGAGTGGGTTGA
- a CDS encoding Mo-dependent nitrogenase C-terminal domain-containing protein, producing the protein MNQLLAQPPRTSLMAKIRQWLLTYPITTPAIAHRICRWIPAQCPFARTLSLFGHPVITIPPLCKLNPFYEEVVMLRFRALTYLSDVCQEDISQYV; encoded by the coding sequence ATGAATCAACTCCTTGCCCAACCACCCCGTACCTCTCTCATGGCGAAAATTCGGCAGTGGTTGCTGACTTATCCAATTACAACGCCAGCGATCGCCCACCGCATTTGCCGCTGGATTCCTGCCCAATGTCCCTTTGCCCGTACCCTCTCCCTCTTTGGTCATCCAGTCATCACCATTCCTCCCCTGTGTAAACTCAATCCTTTCTATGAAGAGGTGGTGATGCTGCGGTTCCGTGCCCTCACCTACCTCAGCGATGTCTGCCAAGAGGACATTAGCCAATACGTCTAG
- a CDS encoding phosphodiester glycosidase family protein, whose amino-acid sequence MFSRSVYWVLGSAIAVAIAPSTIPLAQGSQGDRLNLNGRDYPVAWQQWRDNQNQLRTGISDGGLAHRLGVLLGDTTDPLQQPVAWFQPQFSPLAVRFSPNGMYRYLDITPWIEQYQWQVQPQGNTLQIRTPPARILSWRQGRQPWGDRWVFELDRPTPWQINRLTFSRTALTPRDLSLTIEATGQLATIPNVKITATPNRTVLETKIPGTARPVASMLLNPPRLVIDFRSDAPPPRTIQWAPGLRWQQQTVTLGNRQFPVDLLVINPQQPGLRLRPLGMTPTTLVGLATLPELAQRWQVAAAINAGFFNRDRQAPLGAIRSDGNWLSGPILNRGAIGWDDRGQVVVGRLSLQQRVKTPSGTLPIATFNSGYVQAGLALYTPNWGTSYRGKTGSEVVITVRNQQVVGQQPINNNQTLPIPGDGFLLVARNFNSALANFPPGASVQVETTAVPAAFNAMPNIVGAGPLLVEQGQVVLNAALEQFGAGLDAQAAPRSAMGNRRDGSIVWVTTHNRVGGMGPTLAEWAQIVRQLGLINAVNLDGGSSTALYMGGVLVDRHSVTTTRVNNAIGVFWQPSP is encoded by the coding sequence GTGTTTTCAAGGTCAGTTTACTGGGTTCTGGGGAGTGCAATTGCTGTCGCGATCGCTCCTTCAACTATTCCCTTAGCCCAAGGGAGTCAGGGCGATCGCCTGAACTTAAATGGCCGCGACTACCCCGTGGCTTGGCAACAGTGGCGCGATAACCAAAATCAACTGCGCACCGGCATTAGTGATGGTGGTCTTGCCCATCGCTTGGGGGTGCTTCTTGGGGATACCACGGATCCCTTGCAGCAACCCGTGGCTTGGTTTCAGCCCCAATTTAGTCCCTTGGCGGTGCGCTTTAGCCCTAATGGTATGTATCGCTACTTGGACATTACACCGTGGATTGAGCAATATCAATGGCAGGTGCAACCCCAAGGGAATACGCTTCAGATCAGAACACCACCGGCACGGATCCTCAGTTGGCGGCAGGGACGACAACCGTGGGGCGATCGCTGGGTCTTTGAATTAGACCGCCCCACCCCTTGGCAGATCAATCGGCTCACCTTTAGTCGCACAGCTCTCACCCCCCGCGATCTTAGCCTGACGATTGAAGCGACGGGACAGTTGGCCACGATTCCCAACGTCAAAATTACCGCTACCCCCAATCGCACGGTGCTGGAAACAAAAATTCCCGGCACAGCTCGCCCAGTGGCCTCAATGCTGCTGAACCCACCCCGTCTGGTGATTGATTTTCGCAGTGATGCGCCACCGCCACGTACGATTCAATGGGCACCCGGACTGCGCTGGCAACAGCAAACCGTGACCCTCGGCAATCGCCAGTTTCCAGTGGATTTGCTGGTCATCAATCCGCAACAGCCGGGTTTGCGTCTGCGTCCCCTCGGAATGACCCCTACAACTTTAGTGGGGTTAGCAACGCTGCCTGAACTGGCTCAACGCTGGCAAGTAGCCGCAGCCATTAATGCAGGATTCTTTAATCGCGATCGCCAAGCGCCCTTGGGGGCCATTCGCAGTGACGGCAACTGGCTCTCAGGCCCGATTCTCAATCGCGGTGCCATTGGCTGGGATGATCGCGGTCAAGTTGTGGTTGGTCGTCTCAGTTTACAGCAGCGGGTGAAGACACCCAGCGGCACGCTGCCCATTGCAACCTTCAATTCCGGCTATGTCCAAGCGGGTCTAGCGCTCTATACCCCCAATTGGGGCACCAGTTACCGCGGTAAAACGGGCAGCGAAGTGGTGATTACCGTGCGCAATCAGCAGGTGGTGGGGCAGCAACCCATCAACAACAATCAAACACTGCCCATTCCTGGGGATGGCTTTCTTCTAGTGGCGCGCAACTTTAATTCCGCTTTGGCCAACTTCCCACCGGGCGCCTCAGTCCAAGTGGAAACCACTGCCGTGCCCGCTGCCTTCAATGCCATGCCCAATATTGTTGGTGCAGGCCCGCTGTTGGTGGAACAGGGGCAAGTGGTTTTGAATGCGGCGCTAGAGCAATTTGGTGCGGGTTTGGATGCCCAAGCGGCGCCCCGCAGTGCCATGGGCAATCGCAGGGATGGCAGTATTGTCTGGGTGACGACTCACAACCGTGTTGGTGGGATGGGACCGACTCTCGCTGAGTGGGCACAAATTGTGCGGCAGTTGGGCTTGATCAACGCAGTGAATCTGGATGGGGGTAGTTCAACCGCCCTGTATATGGGTGGGGTCTTGGTGGATCGCCATTCGGTGACAACAACACGGGTGAACAACGCCATTGGTGTGTTTTGGCAACCAAGCCCCTAG
- a CDS encoding Tab2/Atab2 family RNA-binding protein, giving the protein MSCWQVDLYRRPLRTPTGLDLWELVICSPEENFYYTAFCPEPLVSSTWVATELKSCGQPLPERVQVFRPQSLGIVEAACQELSIPLEATRRTPALKHYLRQRAQEYESLKTYTGEAYDPLAIEQPPPLPLPDDIWGDSWQFAAITPSDLQQLMQYPLRILAFEMSMLPESLGLTAETLIPGIIVHGGRKSLKLARWFQEQVPYRLEFLPGQPCGVVLHSGLRDRWVFLTFENAEVAKAGEMFRDRLQETQGLHFLLIQPTPSDTTYTALWLLQPLE; this is encoded by the coding sequence ATGTCCTGTTGGCAAGTTGACCTTTACCGACGACCATTGCGTACCCCCACTGGTCTTGATCTTTGGGAACTGGTGATTTGTTCCCCAGAAGAGAATTTTTACTACACGGCTTTTTGTCCGGAACCTCTAGTGAGCAGTACATGGGTTGCGACAGAACTCAAAAGTTGCGGTCAACCCTTGCCGGAGCGAGTGCAGGTTTTTCGCCCCCAGAGTTTAGGCATTGTCGAAGCGGCCTGCCAAGAACTCAGCATCCCTCTAGAGGCTACCCGCCGCACCCCCGCCTTAAAGCACTACCTGCGTCAACGCGCTCAGGAATATGAAAGCCTGAAAACCTACACCGGTGAAGCCTACGATCCATTGGCCATTGAGCAGCCACCCCCCCTGCCCCTGCCCGATGATATTTGGGGCGACTCTTGGCAGTTTGCAGCGATTACGCCCTCGGATTTACAGCAACTGATGCAGTACCCTTTGCGAATTCTTGCCTTTGAAATGTCGATGCTGCCGGAGTCCCTAGGCTTGACCGCAGAGACCCTGATTCCGGGCATTATTGTCCATGGAGGCCGCAAGTCATTAAAGCTCGCCCGTTGGTTCCAAGAGCAAGTGCCCTATCGCCTAGAGTTTCTACCAGGGCAGCCCTGTGGCGTGGTGTTGCACAGTGGCTTGCGCGATCGCTGGGTCTTTTTGACGTTTGAGAATGCCGAGGTTGCCAAAGCCGGAGAAATGTTTCGCGATCGCCTGCAAGAAACTCAAGGCTTGCACTTTCTGCTTATCCAACCTACTCCTAGTGACACCACCTACACGGCTCTGTGGCTGCTCCAGCCCTTGGAATAG
- a CDS encoding PstS family phosphate ABC transporter substrate-binding protein yields the protein MSRNSNLLPLLVSLVLTCGLLGVGAVLVIRLLGNQNPLEQVTGELGAPTSPGQSTPEMSGANFSDVSNVPSGMFQYGGSTTWAPIRRDVDPLIQAAWPNFRLRYTDPPTGTPGSGSGIRMLLNNQLAFSQSSRPLNAQERQQAQSQGVKLVELPVAIDGIAIAVNPNLQIPGLTVQQVVDIYTGKVSNWSQVGGPNLAITPFSRRLEDGGTVEFFVQDVLGNQPFSPKVVMVRDTTDALRRVGTTPGGIYYASAPEIVGQCSVRPLPLGRQPNQYVPPYQEPYVDPAQCPQRRNTLNYRAFQDGSYPITRRLFVIAKDDNSPDAQAGRAYAALLLTDQGQAAIEKAGYVRLR from the coding sequence ATGTCTCGCAATAGTAACCTGCTGCCCTTGCTGGTGTCTCTTGTCCTCACCTGTGGCCTCCTTGGGGTGGGAGCGGTGCTGGTCATTCGCTTACTGGGCAATCAAAATCCCCTTGAGCAAGTGACTGGAGAGTTAGGTGCTCCCACGTCGCCGGGGCAGAGTACCCCAGAGATGTCAGGTGCCAATTTCAGTGATGTCAGTAATGTTCCCAGTGGGATGTTTCAGTACGGTGGCAGTACGACCTGGGCGCCAATTCGCCGCGATGTCGATCCCCTGATTCAAGCGGCTTGGCCAAATTTTCGGCTGCGCTACACGGATCCACCCACGGGCACTCCCGGATCGGGCAGTGGTATTCGCATGTTACTGAACAATCAACTGGCGTTTTCCCAGTCTTCGCGCCCCCTGAATGCACAAGAGCGGCAGCAAGCGCAGAGTCAAGGGGTAAAACTTGTCGAATTGCCGGTGGCGATCGATGGCATCGCGATCGCTGTCAATCCCAACCTCCAGATTCCCGGTCTCACTGTGCAACAAGTGGTTGATATTTACACAGGCAAAGTGAGCAACTGGAGCCAAGTGGGCGGTCCGAATCTGGCCATTACCCCCTTTTCACGGCGGCTGGAAGATGGTGGAACGGTAGAGTTTTTCGTCCAAGATGTCTTGGGGAACCAGCCATTCAGTCCCAAGGTGGTGATGGTACGGGATACCACGGATGCGCTGCGGCGGGTGGGGACGACCCCCGGCGGGATTTACTATGCCTCGGCACCGGAAATTGTTGGTCAGTGCAGTGTGCGACCCTTGCCCTTGGGGCGGCAGCCCAATCAGTACGTGCCTCCCTATCAGGAACCCTATGTGGATCCGGCTCAATGTCCACAGCGGCGGAATACGCTGAACTATCGTGCCTTTCAGGATGGCAGTTACCCCATTACCCGTCGTCTGTTTGTGATTGCCAAGGACGACAATAGCCCTGATGCCCAAGCCGGTCGTGCCTACGCCGCTCTTTTGTTGACGGATCAGGGTCAAGCCGCGATTGAAAAAGCCGGGTATGTCCGCTTGCGCTAG
- a CDS encoding glycosyltransferase family 2 protein — MPENSWPENSFYNEADPLDELLSEWVDAPESPPLQPRSEGRRRKAFLVLSLIWGGTIAIHLILGGIWLIYALTLLMSLQTLRYWRAKPQTLPTSEATASVQPMVSLVVAAKNEEAVIGRLVKNLCRLDYPHYEVWIIDDNSSDRTPDILNELQKQYPHLKVLRRLPGAGGGKSGALNQVLPLTRGEIIGVFDADATVPQDLLQQVVNRFQVANVGAVQVRKAISNADINVLTQGQAAEMILDAYYQQQRVACGGMGELRGNGQFVRRQALERCGGWNEETITDDLDLSLKLHLHGWEIDVLMNPAVQEEGVTTLVALWHQRNRWGEGGYQSYLDYWQPLLRNRLGWQKSWDVLCWFLIKYVIPTATIPDLLMAVLRHRSPLLVPLTTLSFTISMVGMLRGIPQTQSLGIWQLFWQSLRGTLYMLHWLPVVSTTTLRMAVRAKRLRWVKTVHHGTGT; from the coding sequence ATGCCGGAGAATTCCTGGCCCGAAAACAGTTTCTACAACGAAGCCGATCCCCTCGACGAACTCCTGTCGGAGTGGGTTGACGCCCCAGAGAGTCCTCCATTACAACCGCGTTCTGAGGGTCGCCGTCGTAAGGCTTTCTTAGTCCTCTCTCTCATCTGGGGGGGGACGATCGCCATTCACCTCATTCTGGGTGGCATTTGGTTGATCTACGCCTTAACGCTCTTGATGAGTTTGCAAACACTGCGCTATTGGCGCGCCAAACCGCAAACACTACCTACATCAGAAGCTACAGCAAGTGTGCAGCCCATGGTGTCCTTGGTGGTGGCGGCGAAAAATGAGGAAGCGGTGATTGGTCGCCTAGTGAAAAACCTCTGTCGCTTGGATTATCCCCACTACGAGGTGTGGATTATTGATGACAACAGTAGCGATCGCACCCCCGATATTTTGAACGAACTACAAAAGCAGTATCCCCACCTGAAGGTGCTACGGCGACTGCCAGGGGCGGGCGGGGGTAAATCCGGTGCCCTCAATCAAGTCCTGCCGCTGACGCGGGGGGAGATTATTGGTGTTTTTGATGCCGATGCCACGGTACCCCAAGATTTACTGCAACAGGTGGTCAACCGCTTTCAGGTGGCTAATGTCGGCGCGGTGCAAGTGCGCAAAGCGATCAGTAATGCTGACATCAATGTGCTGACCCAAGGCCAAGCCGCAGAGATGATCCTCGATGCCTACTATCAACAGCAGCGAGTGGCCTGTGGGGGTATGGGGGAACTCCGTGGCAATGGCCAATTTGTGCGGCGGCAAGCCCTAGAGCGCTGTGGTGGCTGGAATGAAGAAACCATTACTGACGATCTCGATCTCAGTCTGAAACTGCACCTCCATGGCTGGGAGATTGACGTGCTAATGAATCCAGCGGTACAGGAGGAGGGGGTGACCACTTTGGTGGCTCTCTGGCACCAACGCAATCGCTGGGGAGAGGGGGGCTATCAAAGCTACCTGGACTACTGGCAGCCCTTGCTGCGCAATCGTCTTGGCTGGCAAAAAAGTTGGGATGTCCTCTGCTGGTTTTTGATTAAGTATGTGATTCCCACGGCAACGATTCCAGACTTGCTGATGGCGGTGCTGCGCCACCGCAGTCCCCTGTTGGTGCCCTTAACAACGCTGAGCTTTACGATTTCAATGGTGGGGATGCTGCGAGGGATTCCTCAAACTCAATCGCTGGGCATTTGGCAGCTGTTTTGGCAGAGTTTGCGGGGCACTCTATACATGCTCCATTGGTTACCAGTGGTGAGTACCACCACCTTGCGCATGGCTGTACGAGCGAAGCGTCTGCGGTGGGTGAAAACAGTGCATCATGGTACTGGTACTTAA
- a CDS encoding M23 family metallopeptidase codes for MPKQYRYGLYLCLGLLVVLGVTLAAWATAPSQNLEYWQRVIQQHQQHQQAVGQQRQQLERLEAAASDRLESLETNVDTTTQQLMAASDRLQAAEKLLKDLQEQQQTLSQRYNASVAVISDRLRRLQRYREIPQWAMIFEAETLNDWFEQQGRLRQVYERDRQHLAALVRDRQRLQQQERHIQVQQKFIQALRRQLQQQQAIYEREVESQRQLIARLRSDRQALTSIEAQLARDSAAIQQLISQRLGYVPRGMSPLPRSGRLAYPIQAPMTSPFGWRIHPILGTRRFHAGVDFGADFGTLIFAAEAGTVIFAGWSGGYGQTVILDHGGGMTTLYAHAQRLLVREGEFVQQGQPIAEVGSTGLSTGPHLHFEVRLNGEPSDPLAYL; via the coding sequence ATGCCAAAGCAATACCGCTACGGGCTATACCTTTGCCTTGGGCTGCTAGTGGTGCTAGGCGTGACTTTGGCGGCTTGGGCAACGGCGCCCTCCCAAAACTTGGAGTATTGGCAGCGGGTGATCCAACAACATCAGCAGCACCAGCAGGCGGTAGGTCAGCAGCGTCAACAACTAGAACGCCTTGAGGCAGCGGCGAGCGATCGCCTTGAGAGCTTGGAAACCAATGTGGATACAACCACACAACAGTTAATGGCGGCCAGCGATCGCCTGCAAGCAGCAGAAAAACTGCTCAAAGACCTCCAGGAGCAGCAACAAACCCTCAGCCAGCGCTACAACGCCAGTGTGGCCGTGATTAGCGATCGCCTACGGCGGCTGCAACGCTATCGCGAGATTCCCCAGTGGGCAATGATCTTTGAAGCGGAAACGCTGAATGACTGGTTTGAGCAGCAGGGTCGCCTGCGTCAGGTGTATGAGCGCGATCGCCAGCACTTGGCCGCTTTGGTTCGCGATCGCCAGCGGCTACAACAGCAGGAGCGCCACATTCAAGTGCAACAGAAATTTATTCAAGCCCTGCGCCGCCAACTCCAACAGCAGCAGGCCATTTATGAACGCGAAGTCGAAAGTCAACGCCAACTCATTGCTCGCCTGCGGAGCGATCGCCAGGCCTTAACCTCCATTGAAGCCCAACTCGCCCGTGACAGTGCCGCGATTCAGCAACTCATTAGTCAGCGCCTCGGTTATGTCCCTAGGGGTATGTCCCCCTTGCCGCGCAGTGGTCGTCTTGCTTACCCCATTCAAGCGCCAATGACCAGTCCCTTTGGCTGGCGCATTCACCCGATTTTAGGCACGCGGCGGTTCCATGCCGGGGTGGACTTTGGAGCGGATTTTGGCACCTTGATCTTTGCTGCCGAAGCAGGTACCGTCATTTTTGCCGGTTGGTCAGGGGGCTATGGTCAAACCGTGATTCTAGATCATGGCGGCGGCATGACCACCCTCTATGCCCATGCCCAGCGATTGCTCGTACGGGAAGGTGAATTTGTGCAACAGGGGCAGCCCATTGCTGAGGTTGGCTCCACAGGACTCTCAACCGGCCCCCACCTTCACTTTGAAGTGCGCCTAAACGGTGAACCCAGCGATCCTCTGGCCTATCTCTAG
- the secA gene encoding preprotein translocase subunit SecA, producing the protein MLKALFGDPNQRKVKKYQPLVVEINLLEEQVQALSDSELQAKTAEFRQRLDNGETLDDLLPEAFAVVREASRRVLGMRHFDVQLIGGMILHDGQIAEMKTGEGKTLVATLPAYLNALTGKGVHIVTVNDYLARRDAEWMGQVHRFLGLTVGLIQQQMAPQERQKSYACDITYATNSEIGFDYLRDNMATSMAEVVQRPFNYCIIDEVDSVLIDEARTPLIISGQVERPTEKYLKAAEVARLLKKDEHYEVDEKARNVLMTDEGFIEAEKLLGVSDLYDPQDPWAHYIFNAIKAKELFQRDVNYIVRNGEVVIVDEFTGRVMVGRRWSDGLHQAIEAKEGLEIQNESQTLATITYQNLFLLYPKLAGMTGTAKTEEAEFEKIYKLEVTVVPTNRPSQRRDYPDVVYKTERAKWLAVASECAEVHATGRPVLVGTTSVEKSELLSQLLRELEIPHNLLNAKPENVEREAEIIAQAGRKGAVTIATNMAGRGTDIILGGNADYMARLKVREYLMPRIVMPPSDDPMMLLGLKTDRGGGQGFSQAAQRNWKASPGLFPCEISKEAEKLLRHAVDVAVKTYGERSLPELQAEDMLAIASEKAPTQDPVIQALRDAFNRIREEYEVFTKKEHEEVVALGGLHVIGTERHESRRIDNQLRGRAGRQGDPGSTRFFLSLEDNLLRIFGGDRVASIMNALRVDEDMPIESGLLTRSLENAQRKVETYYYDIRKQVFEYDEVMNNQRRAIYAERRRVLEGEDLKDRVLEYAEKTMDDIIAAYVNPDLPPEEWDLEGLVAKVQEFVYLLSDLRPEHLAHLSVPEMQAFLHEQVRTAYEQKEAEIERIQPGLMRQAERFFILQQIDLLWREHLQQMDALRESVGLRGYGQEDPLVEYKREGYELFLDMMVMIRRNVVYSLFQFQPQVAPPPEEVSSSSDQA; encoded by the coding sequence ATGCTGAAAGCCCTATTTGGCGATCCCAATCAGCGCAAGGTTAAAAAGTATCAGCCCCTTGTGGTCGAGATTAACCTGCTGGAGGAACAAGTTCAGGCCCTCAGCGATAGTGAGCTACAGGCCAAAACCGCTGAGTTTCGGCAGCGACTCGACAATGGCGAGACCCTCGATGATCTGCTGCCAGAAGCCTTTGCCGTGGTGCGTGAAGCCTCGCGTCGGGTGCTGGGGATGCGCCACTTTGATGTCCAGCTCATTGGGGGCATGATCCTTCACGATGGCCAAATCGCCGAAATGAAAACGGGGGAAGGGAAAACCCTCGTGGCCACGCTGCCGGCCTACCTCAATGCCCTCACGGGTAAAGGGGTACACATTGTTACCGTCAACGACTACCTGGCACGGCGGGATGCGGAATGGATGGGGCAAGTGCATCGCTTCTTGGGCTTAACCGTGGGACTCATTCAGCAGCAGATGGCACCCCAAGAGCGGCAAAAAAGCTATGCCTGTGACATTACCTACGCCACCAACAGCGAGATTGGCTTTGATTACTTGCGGGACAACATGGCCACCTCCATGGCCGAAGTGGTGCAGCGTCCCTTCAATTACTGCATCATTGACGAGGTGGATTCGGTACTGATTGACGAAGCCCGCACGCCCCTGATTATCTCTGGTCAGGTGGAGCGTCCCACCGAGAAGTATCTCAAGGCGGCTGAAGTCGCCCGCCTCCTGAAAAAGGATGAGCACTACGAGGTGGATGAAAAAGCTCGCAATGTCCTCATGACCGATGAGGGGTTTATCGAAGCTGAAAAACTATTGGGGGTGAGCGATCTCTATGACCCCCAAGACCCTTGGGCACACTATATCTTTAATGCCATCAAGGCCAAGGAACTCTTCCAGCGGGATGTCAACTACATTGTCCGCAATGGTGAAGTGGTAATTGTGGACGAGTTTACCGGCCGGGTGATGGTGGGTCGCCGCTGGAGTGATGGCTTACATCAAGCGATCGAAGCCAAGGAAGGCCTAGAAATTCAAAATGAGTCCCAAACCCTCGCCACAATTACGTACCAAAATCTCTTTTTGCTCTATCCCAAGTTGGCTGGTATGACCGGTACAGCCAAGACCGAAGAGGCCGAATTCGAGAAAATCTACAAGCTGGAAGTGACGGTGGTGCCGACCAATCGCCCCAGCCAGCGGCGGGACTATCCCGATGTGGTCTATAAGACAGAGCGGGCTAAATGGTTGGCGGTAGCCTCTGAATGTGCGGAGGTTCATGCCACCGGGCGGCCAGTGCTGGTGGGAACGACCAGCGTGGAAAAGTCTGAGCTACTGTCGCAACTGCTGCGGGAGTTAGAAATCCCCCACAACCTCCTCAATGCTAAGCCAGAAAATGTGGAGCGGGAGGCGGAGATCATTGCCCAAGCGGGGCGCAAGGGGGCAGTGACCATTGCCACCAACATGGCAGGGCGAGGCACCGACATTATCTTGGGGGGAAATGCCGACTATATGGCGCGCCTCAAGGTTCGGGAATACCTGATGCCCCGCATTGTCATGCCCCCCAGTGATGATCCGATGATGCTGCTGGGGTTGAAGACGGATCGCGGGGGTGGCCAAGGGTTTAGTCAAGCGGCTCAGAGAAACTGGAAGGCCTCGCCGGGACTCTTTCCCTGCGAAATCAGTAAGGAGGCGGAAAAACTGCTACGCCATGCTGTAGATGTGGCGGTCAAGACCTATGGGGAGCGCAGTCTGCCAGAGTTACAGGCGGAGGATATGCTGGCGATCGCCTCTGAAAAAGCGCCCACTCAAGACCCTGTGATTCAAGCCCTGCGGGATGCCTTTAACCGTATTCGCGAAGAATATGAAGTCTTCACCAAGAAAGAACACGAAGAGGTGGTGGCTCTCGGTGGCTTGCACGTGATTGGCACAGAACGCCATGAATCGCGGCGGATTGACAACCAGTTGCGGGGACGGGCAGGACGCCAAGGCGACCCCGGATCAACGCGGTTTTTCCTAAGCTTAGAGGATAATCTACTGCGCATCTTCGGGGGCGATCGCGTGGCCAGCATTATGAATGCCCTGCGCGTGGACGAGGATATGCCCATTGAATCGGGACTGCTGACCCGCAGTTTGGAGAATGCCCAGCGTAAGGTGGAAACCTACTACTACGACATCCGCAAACAGGTCTTTGAGTACGACGAGGTGATGAATAACCAGCGGCGTGCCATCTATGCCGAGCGGCGGCGGGTGCTCGAAGGGGAAGACCTCAAGGATCGGGTGCTAGAGTATGCTGAAAAAACCATGGACGACATTATTGCCGCCTATGTCAACCCCGATCTGCCCCCAGAGGAATGGGATTTGGAGGGCTTGGTGGCCAAGGTGCAGGAATTTGTCTATTTGCTTTCGGATCTGCGCCCTGAACATCTCGCCCACCTGAGCGTACCGGAGATGCAAGCCTTTTTGCATGAGCAAGTGCGCACTGCCTACGAGCAAAAAGAGGCGGAAATTGAGCGCATCCAGCCGGGATTGATGCGGCAGGCGGAACGGTTCTTTATCCTGCAGCAGATTGATCTGCTGTGGCGGGAGCACCTGCAACAGATGGATGCCCTGCGGGAGTCGGTTGGCCTACGGGGCTATGGCCAAGAGGATCCCTTGGTGGAGTACAAACGCGAGGGCTATGAACTGTTTCTGGACATGATGGTAATGATTCGCCGCAACGTGGTCTATTCTCTGTTCCAGTTCCAACCCCAAGTGGCACCGCCCCCAGAGGAGGTATCCTCATCCTCGGATCAGGCCTAG